One region of Yersinia bercovieri ATCC 43970 genomic DNA includes:
- a CDS encoding YfgG family protein has protein sequence MKRRPSTQLTKIILLVSFLILFGRLLYAAVASISHHQERREAQRVELSVEGEPPGPHESDLSP, from the coding sequence ATGAAGCGACGGCCCTCCACACAGCTAACAAAAATAATCTTACTGGTGAGCTTCCTCATTCTGTTCGGCCGCTTATTGTATGCCGCAGTCGCGTCTATCTCTCATCATCAGGAGCGACGTGAAGCGCAGCGGGTCGAGCTGTCGGTGGAGGGTGAGCCACCTGGCCCCCACGAGAGCGATCTCAGCCCCTAG
- the ppx gene encoding exopolyphosphatase, translating into MPLTNNSTTTKPQEIAAIDLGSNSFHMVIARVVNGALQVLGRLKQRVHLADGLDSNNMLSEEAIERGLACLALFAERLQGFSPDNVCIVGTHSLRQAANAETFLKRAAEVIPYPIEIISGQEEARLIFMGVEHTQPEKGRKLVIDIGGGSTELVIGEDFEPLLVESRRMGCVSFAQQFFPHGEISKTNFKRARLAAAQKLENLAWQYRIQGWQYALGASGTIKATYEVLVEMGEKDGLITPERLEMLVEQVLQFKHFSALSLPGLSEDRQSVFVPGLAILCGVFDALAVKELRLSDGALREGVLYEMEGRFRHQDIRQRTAKSLAEHYNIDREQARRVLETTEQLYTQWLAQNTKLVQPQLEALLKWAAMLHEVGLSINHSGMHRHSAYILQNTNLPGFNQEQQLLLATLVRMHRKGIKLDELPRLNLFKKKYYLPLIQLLRLSTLLNNQRQSTTTPESLRLITDDSHWTLRFPAGYLAQNNLVQLDFEREQAYWDDVVGWKLIIEEEAPEQANNAAPAA; encoded by the coding sequence ATGCCGCTAACCAATAATTCGACTACCACCAAACCGCAGGAAATTGCGGCTATCGACTTGGGATCTAACAGTTTCCATATGGTGATCGCCCGCGTCGTCAACGGCGCGTTGCAAGTTTTAGGCCGCCTAAAGCAGCGGGTGCATCTGGCTGATGGTCTGGATAGCAATAATATGCTCAGCGAAGAGGCCATTGAGCGGGGTCTGGCCTGTCTGGCACTGTTTGCTGAGCGCCTACAGGGTTTCTCACCGGACAACGTCTGTATCGTCGGCACCCATTCACTGCGCCAGGCAGCGAATGCGGAAACCTTCCTCAAACGCGCCGCTGAGGTGATCCCTTACCCCATCGAAATCATCTCCGGTCAGGAAGAGGCGCGTCTGATTTTCATGGGCGTCGAGCATACTCAGCCGGAGAAAGGCCGCAAGCTGGTGATTGACATTGGTGGTGGCTCCACTGAGTTAGTGATTGGTGAAGACTTTGAACCGCTGCTGGTAGAGAGCCGCCGCATGGGCTGCGTCAGCTTTGCCCAGCAGTTCTTCCCCCATGGCGAAATCAGCAAAACCAACTTCAAGCGCGCCCGTCTGGCGGCGGCCCAAAAGCTGGAAAATCTGGCGTGGCAATACCGAATTCAAGGCTGGCAGTATGCGCTAGGCGCATCTGGCACCATTAAAGCCACCTACGAAGTGCTGGTGGAGATGGGCGAGAAAGATGGCTTAATCACGCCGGAACGGCTCGAAATGCTGGTGGAGCAAGTGCTGCAATTCAAACACTTCTCGGCCCTGAGCCTGCCGGGGCTATCAGAAGATCGCCAATCGGTATTTGTTCCGGGTCTGGCTATTTTGTGTGGTGTGTTCGATGCATTAGCTGTCAAAGAGTTACGTTTATCGGATGGCGCGCTACGCGAAGGTGTGCTGTATGAAATGGAAGGCCGTTTCCGCCATCAGGATATCCGTCAGCGCACTGCCAAAAGCCTGGCGGAGCACTATAATATTGATCGCGAACAGGCCCGCCGGGTGCTGGAGACAACCGAGCAACTCTATACCCAGTGGCTGGCACAGAATACTAAGCTGGTACAACCGCAGCTTGAAGCCTTGCTGAAATGGGCGGCAATGCTGCACGAAGTGGGCCTGAGCATTAATCACAGCGGGATGCATCGCCACTCTGCCTATATTCTGCAAAACACCAACTTGCCGGGCTTCAATCAAGAGCAGCAATTGCTGTTAGCAACGCTGGTTCGTATGCATCGTAAAGGCATTAAGCTGGATGAGCTGCCGCGCTTGAATTTATTCAAGAAAAAGTATTATTTGCCGTTAATTCAATTATTGCGGCTGAGTACCTTGCTCAACAATCAGCGCCAATCGACCACCACACCAGAAAGTCTGCGGTTGATAACCGATGATAGCCACTGGACATTGCGCTTCCCTGCGGGTTATCTGGCACAAAATAATCTGGTGCAACTGGATTTTGAACGCGAGCAGGCATACTGGGATGACGTGGTCGGCTGGAAGTTGATCATCGAAGAAGAGGCACCGGAACAGGCAAATAACGCAGCACCAGCGGCCTAA
- the ppk1 gene encoding polyphosphate kinase 1 encodes MGQEKLYIEKELSWLAFNERVLQEAADKSNPLIERMRFLGIYSNNLDEFYKVRFADLKRRILISEEQGSAVTSRHLLKKIQNKVVKADQEFDGLYNDLLLEMARNQIFLINERQISENQQVWLKLYFKQHLRQHITPILINHDTNLVQFLKDDYTYLAVEIIRGQDIAYALLEIPSDKVPRFVNLPPEAPRRRKPMILLDNILRYCLDEIFKGFFDYDALNAYSMKMTRDAEYDLVTEMESSLLELMSSSLKQRLTAEPVRFVYQRDMPNEMVELLRGKLGISNDDSVIAGGRYHNFKDFISFPNVGKSNLVNKLMPRLRHVWFDKFRNGFDAIREQDVLLYYPYHTFEHVLELLRQASFDPSVLAIKINIYRVAKDSRIIESMIHAAHNGKKVTVVVELQARFDEEANIHWAKSLTAAGVHVIFSAPGLKIHAKLFLISRLEGDEIVRYAHIGTGNFNEKTARIYTDYSLLTADARITNEVRRVFNFIENPYRPVKFDNLMVSPQNSRIMLYQLIDQEIIHAQAGESAGISLKINNLVDKGLVDRLYSASSAGVKVRLLVRGMCSLIPNMPGISDNIQVTSIVDRFLEHDRVYVFDNKGDKLVYLSSADWMTRNIDYRIEVAVSLLDPKLKQRVLDILELLFNDTVKARYIDKELSNRYVPRGNRRKVRAQIAIYDYLKALEQPEQ; translated from the coding sequence ATGGGTCAGGAAAAGCTCTACATCGAGAAAGAACTCAGCTGGTTAGCCTTTAATGAGCGGGTATTGCAAGAAGCAGCGGATAAGAGCAATCCACTCATTGAGCGGATGCGATTCCTTGGCATTTACTCCAATAATTTGGATGAATTCTATAAAGTCCGTTTCGCCGATCTGAAGCGGCGAATTTTAATTAGCGAAGAGCAAGGCTCTGCCGTGACCTCGCGCCATTTGCTGAAAAAAATTCAGAACAAAGTGGTGAAGGCCGACCAGGAATTTGATGGGCTGTATAATGATCTTTTGCTGGAGATGGCACGTAATCAGATCTTCCTGATTAATGAGCGGCAAATTTCTGAGAATCAGCAAGTCTGGCTAAAGCTCTATTTTAAGCAGCATCTACGCCAGCACATCACACCGATTCTGATTAACCATGACACCAATCTGGTGCAGTTTTTAAAAGACGATTATACCTATTTGGCAGTGGAAATTATCCGTGGTCAGGATATTGCCTATGCCCTGCTGGAAATCCCTTCGGATAAAGTGCCGCGCTTCGTTAATTTACCACCGGAAGCACCTCGCCGCCGAAAGCCAATGATATTACTTGATAATATATTGCGCTATTGCCTCGATGAGATCTTCAAAGGCTTCTTTGATTACGATGCGCTGAATGCCTATTCGATGAAGATGACCCGCGATGCCGAATATGATTTGGTCACTGAGATGGAGTCCAGCCTGCTGGAACTGATGTCATCGAGCCTGAAACAGCGCCTGACGGCAGAGCCGGTACGCTTTGTTTATCAACGTGATATGCCCAACGAAATGGTGGAGTTACTGCGCGGCAAGCTCGGTATCTCTAACGATGATTCCGTGATCGCCGGCGGCCGTTATCATAATTTCAAAGATTTTATTAGCTTCCCCAATGTCGGTAAAAGCAATCTGGTGAACAAACTCATGCCGCGTCTGCGCCATGTTTGGTTTGATAAATTCCGCAACGGCTTTGATGCTATTCGTGAACAGGATGTACTGCTCTACTATCCGTATCACACCTTTGAGCACGTATTAGAACTGCTGCGCCAGGCATCATTTGATCCCAGTGTCTTGGCGATTAAAATCAATATTTATCGGGTCGCCAAAGATTCACGTATTATTGAATCGATGATCCATGCCGCCCATAATGGCAAAAAAGTCACGGTGGTGGTGGAGTTACAGGCGCGTTTCGATGAAGAAGCTAATATTCATTGGGCCAAAAGCCTGACCGCTGCGGGTGTACACGTTATTTTCTCCGCGCCGGGCCTGAAGATCCACGCCAAATTATTCCTTATTTCCCGCCTTGAAGGCGATGAAATCGTGCGCTATGCCCATATTGGCACCGGTAATTTTAACGAAAAAACCGCGCGGATTTATACCGACTACTCACTACTGACGGCCGATGCACGTATCACCAATGAAGTGCGGCGCGTATTTAACTTTATTGAGAATCCATACCGCCCGGTGAAGTTTGATAATCTGATGGTGTCACCACAAAACTCGCGCATCATGCTCTATCAATTGATTGACCAGGAAATTATTCATGCTCAGGCGGGGGAAAGCGCGGGAATTTCACTGAAAATAAATAATTTAGTGGATAAAGGGCTGGTAGATAGGTTATATAGCGCCTCCAGTGCCGGGGTGAAGGTTCGATTATTAGTGCGCGGAATGTGTTCATTAATCCCCAATATGCCGGGGATCAGCGATAATATTCAGGTCACCAGCATCGTTGACCGCTTCTTAGAGCATGACCGGGTCTACGTCTTCGATAATAAAGGCGACAAACTGGTGTATCTCTCCTCCGCTGACTGGATGACCCGCAATATTGATTACCGTATCGAAGTCGCGGTCTCGCTGCTTGATCCAAAATTAAAGCAGCGGGTGCTGGATATTTTAGAGCTGCTATTTAACGACACGGTAAAAGCCCGTTATATTGATAAAGAACTGAGTAATCGTTATGTACCGCGTGGCAACAGGCGCAAAGTACGTGCACAGATTGCCATCTATGATTATTTAAAAGCGCTGGAACAACCAGAGCAGTAG
- the mgtE gene encoding magnesium transporter: MPAPIIPAPLSATIKNKTKNKTKKLAEIRNRILSLLLNNKALVDGILGRQDEREKLSDEQLSAQTLEIKTLLDDLHAADLADLLEALPNDERLALWRLVKNEKRGQTLVEVSETVWDTLIKEMSDKDLLKAMRTLHVDEQAYLAEYLPRNLMGRLLTSLDPDQRARVREVIQYGRDTVGQMMDFELVTVRADVTLATVHRYLRYRRSIPDATDKIFVIDRKNTLLGELPLTAILLNAPDTKVFEVMESNPTTFQPEQKAEDAAGAFERYDLISAAVIDAKGKLMGRLTIEEIVDVVNEESDTTLRRMGGLSPEEDVFSPVGRAVRTRWSWLAINLCTAFVASRVIGLFEDTISQLVALAALMPIVAGIGGNTGNQTITMIVRALALHHIQQGNVTFLMFRELGVALINGLVWGGIMGVVTYLLYGDPAMGGVMTLAMMLNLLMAALMGVIIPMTMARLGRDPAIGSSVMITAITDTGGFFIFLGLATLFLV, from the coding sequence ATGCCAGCACCAATCATACCTGCGCCACTTTCCGCCACTATAAAGAACAAAACGAAAAATAAAACAAAGAAACTGGCAGAGATCCGCAACCGGATACTTTCTCTGTTACTGAATAATAAAGCGCTGGTTGACGGTATTCTTGGCCGTCAGGATGAGCGCGAAAAGCTCAGTGATGAGCAGTTATCAGCACAAACCTTAGAGATCAAAACGCTGCTTGATGATCTACACGCAGCGGACCTTGCCGACCTGCTCGAAGCTCTCCCCAACGACGAACGTTTGGCCTTGTGGCGCTTAGTCAAAAATGAGAAGCGCGGTCAAACCTTAGTTGAAGTCTCGGAGACGGTGTGGGACACCCTGATCAAAGAGATGAGCGATAAAGACCTGCTGAAAGCGATGCGCACCTTACATGTCGATGAGCAGGCTTATCTGGCGGAGTATCTGCCGCGTAACCTGATGGGTCGGCTACTCACCTCACTAGACCCCGACCAGCGCGCCCGTGTGCGGGAAGTTATTCAGTATGGCCGTGACACTGTTGGCCAGATGATGGATTTCGAGCTGGTTACCGTGCGCGCAGACGTGACCCTGGCGACGGTGCACCGCTATTTGCGCTATCGGCGCAGCATTCCCGACGCCACAGATAAAATCTTTGTTATTGACCGCAAGAATACCTTACTCGGCGAACTACCACTGACCGCCATCCTGCTCAACGCACCTGACACCAAGGTGTTTGAGGTGATGGAGAGTAATCCAACCACCTTCCAACCCGAGCAGAAAGCGGAAGATGCGGCGGGCGCGTTTGAACGTTATGACTTAATCAGTGCTGCGGTGATTGATGCCAAAGGCAAACTGATGGGCCGTCTGACCATCGAAGAGATAGTCGACGTGGTCAATGAAGAGAGTGATACCACCTTAAGACGGATGGGGGGCTTAAGCCCGGAAGAGGATGTGTTCTCCCCGGTCGGCCGCGCGGTGCGCACCCGCTGGTCATGGCTGGCGATCAACCTCTGTACCGCGTTTGTGGCCTCACGCGTTATCGGCTTATTTGAAGATACTATTTCGCAATTAGTGGCGCTGGCGGCATTAATGCCCATCGTGGCCGGCATTGGCGGTAACACCGGCAATCAGACCATCACCATGATTGTCCGCGCGCTGGCCCTGCATCATATTCAGCAGGGCAATGTGACCTTCCTGATGTTCAGAGAGTTGGGGGTGGCACTGATTAATGGTCTGGTCTGGGGCGGTATTATGGGGGTGGTCACTTATCTACTCTATGGCGACCCGGCCATGGGCGGCGTCATGACTTTGGCAATGATGCTGAACCTATTAATGGCGGCATTGATGGGGGTGATTATCCCAATGACCATGGCCCGATTAGGCCGTGATCCGGCAATTGGCTCCAGTGTGATGATCACCGCCATCACTGATACTGGCGGCTTTTTCATCTTCCTGGGGTTAGCCACCCTATTTTTAGTTTAG
- the yegD gene encoding molecular chaperone, producing MFIGFDYGTANCSVAVMRGDAPELLTLENSDVYLPSMLCAPTREAVSECLHRHWQVPTGSDENQQLLRRAMAFNREEDIPVTADSLMFGLSALAQYIEDPEEVYFVKSPKSFLGANGLKPQQLALFEDLVCAMMFHIKRQAESVLAAEISQTVIGRPVNFQGSGGEEANRQAEGILLRAAQRAGFRDIAFQFEPVAAGLDFEATLTTEKTVLVVDIGGGTTDCSVLLMGPKWQGVADRQQSLLGHSGCRVGGNDLDIMLAFKQLMPLFGMGSETEKGIAMPSLPYWNAVATNDVPAQSDFYSIANGRFLRDLIRDAANPQQVERLLKVYQQRLSYRIVRAAEESKIALSEQGQVAAALSFVQPELGQTISQQQLAEAISQPLQRIQEQVSLALATSHITPDVIYLTGGSARSPLLRAALQQQLPGIPLVGGNDFGSVTAGLARWAQTLYR from the coding sequence ATGTTCATTGGATTTGACTACGGCACAGCAAACTGCTCGGTTGCCGTGATGCGGGGCGATGCTCCCGAATTGCTGACACTGGAAAATAGTGACGTCTATCTGCCCTCCATGTTGTGTGCGCCGACCCGGGAAGCGGTCAGTGAGTGCCTGCACCGCCACTGGCAAGTGCCAACGGGCAGTGACGAAAACCAGCAACTGTTGCGCCGGGCCATGGCGTTTAACCGCGAAGAGGATATTCCGGTCACCGCAGACAGCCTGATGTTCGGCCTGTCAGCACTGGCGCAATATATTGAAGACCCAGAAGAAGTTTACTTTGTAAAATCCCCTAAATCCTTCCTTGGCGCCAATGGCCTAAAGCCGCAGCAGCTGGCGCTGTTTGAGGATTTGGTCTGCGCCATGATGTTCCATATTAAGCGGCAGGCAGAGTCAGTGCTAGCTGCAGAAATCAGCCAAACGGTGATTGGTCGCCCGGTCAACTTTCAGGGTTCCGGTGGCGAAGAGGCCAACCGTCAGGCCGAGGGCATCTTGCTACGCGCCGCGCAACGGGCCGGTTTTCGCGATATCGCCTTTCAGTTTGAGCCGGTGGCGGCGGGGCTGGATTTTGAAGCCACACTGACCACAGAGAAAACCGTGCTGGTGGTGGATATCGGCGGCGGCACCACTGACTGCTCGGTGCTGCTGATGGGGCCGAAATGGCAGGGAGTGGCAGACCGCCAGCAGAGCCTGCTGGGCCACAGTGGCTGCCGCGTCGGCGGTAACGATCTGGATATCATGCTCGCGTTTAAACAGCTGATGCCGCTGTTTGGCATGGGGAGCGAAACCGAAAAAGGCATTGCCATGCCGTCACTGCCCTACTGGAATGCGGTTGCCACCAATGATGTTCCGGCACAGAGCGACTTCTACAGCATCGCCAATGGCCGCTTCCTGCGGGATCTGATCCGCGACGCCGCCAACCCGCAGCAAGTGGAGCGCCTGCTGAAAGTCTATCAACAGCGCCTGAGCTACCGCATCGTGCGCGCCGCAGAAGAGAGCAAAATTGCGCTCTCCGAGCAGGGGCAGGTCGCCGCCGCGCTGAGTTTTGTCCAGCCGGAACTGGGGCAGACTATCAGCCAGCAGCAGTTGGCCGAGGCTATTTCTCAGCCGCTGCAACGGATCCAGGAACAAGTCAGCCTGGCGCTCGCCACCAGCCACATCACCCCAGATGTGATCTACCTGACCGGCGGCAGCGCCCGCTCCCCATTACTGCGCGCCGCCTTGCAGCAGCAACTACCGGGAATTCCGCTGGTGGGGGGAAATGACTTTGGCTCGGTAACCGCCGGGTTAGCCCGCTGGGCGCAGACGCTCTATCGGTAA
- a CDS encoding diguanylate cyclase, with translation MDLSAAEQPAPDNKTILHITLVSIVVFLLALFCIQLSERSENLAPLWFPTALLMVALFHHPTRYWWWQLSSAGLCIVAANFILYGVSWFPLPLTLINLAESAAGAWLLRRFLQPKDPLNSLFSWLKFSICTVIVVPLMSGLAAAWYLAPDNGSFGQVFTVWFMSEAIGMLALGPVGLLYRRGYFNIATKSKALFDMMWMIILSLSVCYIGLLYLPFPFTFVIMSLIWVAIRLPRFETFTICFLATLLIALMINFNLFTLQADTKMLVQAFSFIPLLMVLIPPHAMAMVMHAFRMEKEHIIESENRFRNAMEYSAIGMALVSPEGQWMQVNQALCRLLGYSQETLLTLTFQQITHPEDLSADLKLLDDLYHDRIPSYSMEKRYIRSDGEVVWALLVVSVVRDHQQQPLYYISQVEDINDLKKSEIINRRLMERITLANEAGGIGIWELDLKKQLISWDKRMYELYHIPLHTPVDDKVWRRHVHPEDLNRVNREYSAALKQRQPYRLEFRLLLPNGEIVHLRNQANMVCDKHGNILRLIGTTLDMTEIRNLTEALHEEKERLHITLDSIGEAVVCTDQEMKITFMNPVAEKMTGWANTIALGQPVNHIIKLTNGVEGPEITDPIAHCLNHRSNSSLNESIVLHHRDGQYYDIQESVAPLKTLEGEVVGAVMVFQDVGESRAMMRKLSHSASHDNLTGLPNRANFENKLKAAIQVSVELNQQHALAFLDLDYFKAINDTAGHPAGDALLKEISQLMRQHLRNSDCVARLGGDEFGLLMLNCTLPHAKAITQSLVSTINGYQFYWENKLYRIGASAGVTQISSSNNQRSEIMAQADIACYTAKHSGRGQVFLYQPRQKQLLARQHDLLSREDVETILSDSQLTLQLTPTAPPKTPLSVCFYQVSFIVNRPENINVSEAAFQEAALLYGLLPQVDGWVCEQLLVAQAEAINRKGLALAIPLSETALLKEEFRQSLLTLVQQTPLPPHSLYWMVDESTLLQYPFAIGNFLAKLQQLGCQLIVKEFGHNLNDFELLAEHTINYLKFNSDLIAHIHINQMDEVLVSIINGTAQRANIATLAGPAELPQILNKLIVIGVDLADGETIGRTQPLSEVLNSGYFAAK, from the coding sequence ATGGATCTCAGCGCGGCCGAACAACCGGCACCTGACAATAAAACCATTCTGCACATCACTCTGGTCAGCATAGTGGTGTTTTTGCTTGCACTCTTTTGTATCCAACTCTCTGAGCGATCAGAGAATCTGGCCCCATTGTGGTTCCCAACCGCCCTACTGATGGTGGCCCTATTCCACCACCCGACACGCTACTGGTGGTGGCAACTATCCTCTGCGGGGCTATGTATTGTTGCCGCCAACTTTATTTTATATGGCGTCAGTTGGTTCCCGCTGCCGCTTACCTTGATCAATCTGGCAGAATCGGCAGCCGGCGCGTGGCTGTTGCGGCGATTCCTGCAACCGAAAGACCCACTCAATAGCCTGTTCAGTTGGCTCAAGTTCTCGATTTGCACGGTGATTGTAGTGCCACTGATGAGCGGGCTGGCAGCAGCCTGGTATCTCGCCCCCGATAACGGCAGCTTTGGGCAGGTGTTCACGGTGTGGTTTATGTCCGAAGCCATCGGCATGTTGGCTCTCGGCCCGGTCGGGCTGCTCTATCGCCGTGGCTACTTTAATATCGCGACCAAATCTAAAGCGCTGTTTGATATGATGTGGATGATAATTCTATCGCTATCTGTCTGCTATATCGGTCTGCTTTACCTGCCCTTCCCGTTCACCTTTGTCATTATGTCGCTGATTTGGGTCGCAATTCGCCTGCCGCGCTTTGAGACATTTACCATCTGTTTTCTGGCCACCTTGCTGATTGCACTGATGATCAATTTCAACCTGTTTACCCTGCAGGCGGATACCAAAATGTTGGTGCAGGCATTCTCCTTTATTCCTCTGTTGATGGTGCTAATCCCGCCTCACGCCATGGCGATGGTGATGCACGCCTTCCGCATGGAGAAAGAGCATATCATTGAGAGTGAAAACCGCTTTCGTAACGCCATGGAGTATTCGGCTATCGGCATGGCGCTGGTGTCACCGGAAGGGCAATGGATGCAGGTCAATCAGGCGTTGTGCCGGTTGCTGGGTTACAGCCAGGAGACCTTACTCACCCTGACGTTCCAGCAAATCACCCATCCGGAAGATCTCTCCGCTGACCTGAAATTGCTCGATGACCTATATCATGACCGCATCCCCAGCTACTCGATGGAAAAGCGCTATATCCGCAGTGATGGCGAGGTGGTGTGGGCGCTACTGGTGGTCAGTGTGGTGCGGGATCATCAGCAACAACCGCTCTATTACATCTCCCAGGTCGAAGATATCAATGACCTGAAAAAGAGCGAGATCATTAACCGCCGCCTGATGGAGCGCATTACGCTGGCTAATGAAGCGGGCGGCATTGGCATCTGGGAACTGGATCTGAAAAAACAGTTAATCAGTTGGGATAAGCGGATGTATGAGCTTTATCATATCCCGCTACATACCCCGGTTGACGATAAAGTTTGGCGCAGACACGTGCATCCGGAAGATCTCAACCGGGTTAATCGCGAATACAGCGCGGCCCTCAAGCAGCGCCAGCCCTATCGTCTGGAGTTCCGGCTGCTACTGCCCAACGGTGAGATTGTCCATCTGCGCAATCAGGCCAATATGGTGTGTGATAAGCACGGCAATATTCTGCGCCTGATTGGCACCACACTGGATATGACCGAGATCAGAAACCTGACGGAAGCGCTGCACGAAGAGAAAGAGCGGCTGCATATCACGCTAGACTCCATCGGCGAAGCGGTGGTCTGTACCGATCAGGAGATGAAGATCACCTTTATGAACCCGGTCGCCGAGAAAATGACCGGCTGGGCCAACACCATCGCCCTGGGCCAGCCGGTCAACCATATCATCAAGCTGACCAATGGTGTGGAGGGGCCAGAAATTACCGACCCAATCGCCCACTGTCTCAACCATCGCTCTAACTCTTCGCTCAATGAATCGATAGTGTTACATCATCGCGATGGGCAGTATTACGACATTCAGGAGTCGGTCGCGCCGCTGAAAACCCTGGAAGGTGAGGTGGTCGGGGCGGTGATGGTGTTCCAGGATGTCGGCGAGTCGCGCGCCATGATGCGCAAACTGAGCCACAGTGCCTCCCACGACAATCTGACCGGCCTGCCAAACCGCGCCAATTTTGAAAATAAGCTGAAGGCGGCCATTCAGGTCAGTGTTGAGCTAAACCAGCAACATGCGCTGGCGTTCCTCGATTTAGACTATTTTAAGGCCATCAACGACACCGCAGGGCATCCGGCGGGGGATGCATTACTGAAAGAGATCAGCCAGTTAATGCGCCAGCACTTGCGCAATAGTGATTGTGTCGCGCGCCTCGGCGGGGATGAGTTCGGTCTATTGATGCTCAATTGCACCCTGCCCCACGCCAAAGCTATCACCCAAAGTCTGGTCTCCACTATCAATGGCTACCAATTCTACTGGGAGAATAAGCTCTATCGTATTGGTGCCAGCGCCGGAGTGACCCAAATCAGCAGTAGCAACAACCAGCGCAGTGAGATTATGGCGCAGGCCGATATCGCCTGTTATACCGCCAAACACAGTGGTCGCGGTCAGGTGTTCCTCTATCAACCACGACAAAAACAGCTGTTGGCACGCCAGCACGACTTGCTGAGCAGAGAGGATGTTGAAACTATCCTCAGTGACAGCCAACTGACACTGCAACTGACGCCAACTGCTCCGCCTAAAACGCCATTGTCAGTCTGCTTTTATCAGGTCAGTTTTATTGTCAATCGGCCAGAAAACATCAATGTCAGCGAGGCCGCATTTCAGGAGGCCGCGCTGCTGTATGGTTTACTGCCGCAAGTTGACGGCTGGGTGTGCGAGCAACTGTTAGTGGCGCAAGCCGAGGCGATCAACCGCAAAGGGCTGGCACTGGCGATTCCACTCTCAGAAACTGCGCTGCTCAAAGAGGAGTTTCGTCAGTCACTGCTGACCCTGGTGCAGCAGACCCCATTGCCACCCCACAGTTTGTACTGGATGGTCGACGAATCCACCTTGCTGCAATATCCATTTGCGATTGGTAACTTCCTCGCCAAGCTGCAACAGCTGGGCTGCCAGCTAATCGTCAAGGAGTTTGGTCATAATCTAAATGACTTTGAGCTGCTGGCTGAGCACACCATCAACTACCTTAAGTTCAACAGTGACTTAATTGCCCATATTCATATCAATCAAATGGATGAGGTGCTGGTCTCCATCATCAACGGCACGGCGCAACGGGCCAATATCGCCACACTGGCAGGCCCCGCCGAATTACCGCAGATCCTCAATAAGCTGATCGTGATTGGCGTCGATTTAGCTGACGGCGAGACTATTGGCCGCACGCAGCCGCTATCTGAGGTGCTGAACAGCGGCTATTTCGCGGCTAAATAA